In the Clostridium gelidum genome, CACTTATGATACGGTTCACCCTTAATTATCCTAAACCTTATTTAGTATTTAAGTATCTTTCATCTAGTTACATCAGCTTACCATAATGAACACAGCATATTCCAATTTAATATAATACTCTTTCCTTCTAATTATTAGCCTATTTGGTATATGAATAGTTGGAATATGCGTTATTTAACTGACTGTACTAATATCTACTTTTACTATTATTCATTATTCTAAAACTTTGCTCTAATCCCATTCCTCTAACTCTATCAAGCCAATCATAAATCATAGATTGATTGTATAAAGGATTACCATCCTTATCTTTTGCTTTTTCTAAAGCAATTCCCATTAAAGCATATTCATTTTCTAGTAATGTATCAAAGACACCTTGATCATCTGTATTTATTGATACAAACATTTGAGGCAACTTTTCTGCTTTATTTTCATCAATTGTTAATCCAAGGTTATACATATTCAAAATTGGATGCTTATCATATCTTTTAAAATTACTTATTAAAACATTAGATGATGGATTACATTCAATTCCTATACCGCATTCTCTAATGCTTACTTGCATGCACTTTTGAACTTCTTTAATTGCATATATCATATACGGTTCGATTTTAAAAACAGCATTCTTATAGCCATTAGCTTTTACTTTTGCATCGTAATGATATCTCATATATAATTCAACTATTACCTTGTTATCACCAATAATATTGTCACTCTTTCTTTGAGCACATCTATCCCAATAGCTTATTCCTAACTGTACAGTCTTATCAATATAGTATTCAGGATTATCACCTCTTAATTTCCATGCTTCCATATAAGTATCTACAGGTATCACTGTTTTGTCAGTTTCTAAAGTATTAGATTCTTTAATATTATAACTAAATATGCCTTCTCTCTTATTCGTATAAATCTCTATATAGTATTTATTATAAATTGCCATAAGCTTATCAATTATATCAGAGCATTTTTGAATATTAAAACTTTTTATCTTCATTATTAACCAAGCAACATTGTCTAATATCTCCTGCTTACTCAAGTAAATTCTAAAACTCTTTTTTCTGTACCATCCTTCTACATCAATTCCTAAAGCAATAGCATGACCTAATCTATCCCCATGAGTTAAATTCAAAAATGTTTTAGCCTCATCTATAGCTCTCAGCCCGTCAATTACATCTAAAAAATCTTCTCCTACATGGTATGTGGCCCTAAGTTTAGAAATACTTTTTCCCTTGCCAAATTGCCTTTGATAATCATTAATAGCTAAATGTCCTTTTAAAAACCTAAATACTTGTCCATAAACCTCTGGTCTAGTATACATTTCATTGGAACATGCATCTATTCCAAGTACTCTACTCGCTATTTCCTGATTTTCTTCTCTCATTTTATAAATAGCTGTGCCAAACTTCTTTAATTGCTTTCTAGATTTATAATGTCTGCATCTGTTTAAAAAGTAAAATTCCTCTTCTGTTTTTCTTTCTAAAGGATCCTTAATTTTAGGAAAATGAAATACATAAAAATAATTATCAATTAATTTTTTTACTTCTTTTTTCTCTTCTTCACTAGCAAATATTTCGCGCTCAGATATTGAATATTCTTTTTTGGGTTTATTTAAATCTTCATATTCTTTTCTCCAAAAATTATCTCTATCATTATAAATCTTATTGCATATCAGCTTGTCTGTATTTTTAATAAGATTTATATTTTCCTGTTTGCTTTCTGATGGAATAACTCTAGCTTCAATTGATAAAATGTTTTGATTTTTTATAGATGTCAAAATAGCTAATGGTTCAACTGCATCTTTTAATATAGTATTTTTCTTTAAATACCCTGTTTTTCTGTCGTGATAATCTGCAAAGTTAGCAAACCCTACTCTATTATTTTGCTGAATAAGTTCACCTCTTACTTTATTTTTTATTATGATATAGGCATAAAATAAGTCAGCTTTCTCCATAAATTCTTTATCACCCTTATAAATTTTCTGAAAACACTTATACATAAAAGCCCGCTCACCTTGAAATAATATTGTAGCCTCATCCTGTGTTTTTATATCATTTGTAAGAGCATAGTCTACTTTAACATTATTATTCTTATATCGTAAATCCGACCCAAATATAAATTTCAATGTTTTTATTTCGGTCTGAATATCACTTGAATAAAATGAAATTAACTCTTTATTCTCGTCTCCCATTGAACTTATAATAGATTTTAGTATATCCATCGTTTTTCTTTGTGATGAATAGCCTTCCTTATTAATTTCAATAAATAAAATGGCTCTGATAAGTGCTGCTATAGCTATATAATCTTCTATGATTATAGTACCTTCTAAATCTTTTTCGAGACGATTACTTTTACCATCAAGCTTGCATAATTTCCTATTGTTAATATCATTCATTAATGATACCCAGCTAAGCTTAAAATTTGGAGCTGACCCCTTAAGGTGAAAATGATTTTCTGCCATTCCCTTAGAAAGCATATTATGTAGTCTAATATTATTGCTTTTAATTATGGTGTCCCAATCAAAGTATTCTCTTTCCACATGTATTAACAAATCTTTAAAAGCCAAGAAAGAAGTTATAAATAAATCTTGATCTAGTTTAAGGACAACCATTCTCCACTTTAGCAAATCTTTATATCGACATTTTACATTATTTCCTTGATTTTCAAGCATCTTTTCTGAATAATTTATAAGTAAATTAAATACAGATTTATTGAAATCATGTCCTTGAACTTCTTTTTGCATATTATCTTTAACAATGTAGTAAAGATTTTCCACATCGTCTTTTGAATACTGAGCTTCTATTTGCTGACATAAATCCTTAAACACATTATGATTCAAGGTTGTATAGTTATTATCCTTAAAATCATCAAATTTAAAATAGTTTTCAAGTATTCTATATGGGTCTTGTTCTTTAAATATTGCAATTAGAGGTGTTTTTAATATATCCATTTTACACCGCCTATTCTTTTATCTTTTCTAACATAATATCTATTTGTTTTATACTTACGTCAATTATGTTATCAACCCTTATCTTTTCTTTATCCAAATCACTATCCTGTTTCTTTTCATCTATTAAGCTCAATATATTCTCAAATAAATTATTACTATCACTAACATTTAATTTAGAAACTTTATTATTTAATTCTGTAATTTCTTCACGATAATTTTCTTTAATAGTAGTCTCAAATTTGCTAGATATGGTTCCCTTGATTCCATTATTATCAAGATATTTTTTTTGTAATTCTCTTAGGTATTTTTTTAGTCTATTAAGTAGCTTATACATCTGACTAATTGTATCTGTTTCAATATTTTTATCTACTTCCGTTTGTTTACTATTTTCTTCTTTGGTAATAATATTGTCCTCTATAAATTCAAAATCAAAATCTTTATCTTCAAATATATTTTTTATTGGATTGCTTATCTTTAAATAACTACATTTATCACATATTACAGAAAAAACTGTTTCTGTAGTATTATACATTAATTCTATAATTGCTTTAGGATTATAGCTGTAATTTAACCGAAACCTTCGCTTATCTAAAACTTTATCTATACAATTTAAAGCCAGCATATAAAAATCCATATTTAAGAATAAAATATAATCATTTATTGATAAATAATCTTTTAATTCTCTATCACCTACATATAGTATGTCGTTATAAATTGATAAATTTGCTTTTTTATCAATGTCTTTATTAATCTCTTTATAAATCTTATCTTTTACACCTAAAATATTAAAAGGTTTAAAGTAGAAAAATTTTAAAAATTTCTTTTCTTCTACAGTATTATGTATATCTCTGTAAAGCTTAGATAAAATATATCTATCCTCATTTTTGTATCGAGGTTCTAATAATGAATAGTAAGATTCATTTATTTTTGAAAATTCTACCCATTGCTTTGGTAGTATTGAGGATTGCCGCGAAGTTAGTCTCTTAATCCCGACATCTCTAAAAATTTCACCATTTTCAACTTTAACTTCAATCTCAATTTTTTGGTCATGTTTATTACTTGTAAACTCAAAGTATTTACCAACTACATCTTTTCCTATAATATGTACAATTTCCTCAGAACCAATATATATTTCATTTATTAATCTAATTGAATATACTGTCTTTAACATTTCAATAAATACCTTTTCTTCAGGTGAAAGTCCCATATCTTCATATAATTTCATCCATGTTATTACATCCCCAAGAGTAACACTCTCCTCAACTACTCTTCTTTCCATTTTGTATAATTCTTCTAAGCACTTTGCTATCTCTGTATCAGCAATTTCTTTTAATAGATATAATTTTGTGTTTAAATATAACAATATTTTTTTGTTAATACTTTGAATTGGGCATTGTAATAGGTCGTTTAAAAAGTCTCTGATATATAAAGTACTAATTTTATTAGCAATAACTTTATTAAAATATTGTTTCATGGATGTTAAATTATTTATAATCTTTTTCTTGTTTATAATTTCATTATTATCAATATTATAAGGTTCCAACTTTTCCAACGTTGAAAATAGTAATATTAAATCTACAAGTTCCCTTAAATTATTTGGTATTATTACATTGTAATGGCTTTTAGTTACTATAGTATATCTTAAATATTCATAAAAAATTTTTCCTACAAATATTTCAATAGACTCCTCTTCTTTATAATCTAAATTTTCTAAGTGAACTTCTATTTCTGCATCGCTACCATATACCTCAGGCATATATATTCTCTTGTTATATGGAATAACCTTCTCTAAATACTTATTTGTTTTATTGTTCAATTCTTCATCTAACGCTTTTGTCATATATTCTCGTTTACTATTTTTAATAAGTTCATCAGTATTTCTATAATAGTTAGATAAACCATCTAAATCTTTTATATTTTTTTGTTTTATTACTTCTTCCAACTGTTCAAATTTTATTGCCATCATTATTATAACTTGAGGAATAATTAAGTATTTTCTTATGTCTTCAATCATTTTTTCACCAGCAGCTATATTCATATCCAAATCATCTATTGTTATAGTCAAGAAACTCTTGCCATTAAAATTTTTATCTTCTTTCATATATTTGAGATATGAATCTACTAATTTCTCTATATCATTTCTTAATGCTATTGCTGATGATAAATCTATCAATACTTCAAGATTATCTAGATTTTCAGTATATATAGTATTTTTATCTTTATTTAGTGTTCTTAAATCTTTATATACTATTTCAAATTTTTTAACAAGTTCTTGTTTATTTATATAATCTTGTTTTTCATTTTTTGCTTTGAACTTTTTAAACATTTCTGCTACAACAATTTCAATAATAGAATCAGTACCATTAAATACAGAAGGATCTATTGTATCTAAATCATAAAATTTATTTTCAGCTATTTTTTTATAGTTTTTCTTTAATTCTTGATTTTCACTTAGTCTGTTTATATCACATAATTGCTGCAAACTATTTTTAAAACTAATCATTGATGAGGTTTTACCAGTTCCTCTTTCTCCTACAAAAGAAATAATATTATTAAACTCATCATCTGACAAGTTCTTTTCATTGTTACTATCTATTATATTAATTAAGGATTTTGAAGATTTAAAATATACATCGGCAAAAAACGACTCCTCAAATTCATCTAATTTTTCTATTTTAATTTTATATACACAATCTTTAGTTATCTTAAGAATTTTCATTGTCTATTAATTCCCCCTTGAAATCTATTTCTATTTTTTTGCTATTGAAATATTTGCTAATCTTTTCTTCTTTAGAAGAATCATTTTTCTTTCCTATACATTTAATTTTAAGTATTTCGATTTTATAAATCTTTAAATATTCTTCCAGTAAATTATTTAAAGCTTGTCTAATTGAACTGACCTCACTTATCTCAACTAGTAATTCTAGATTATCATCAAAGTTTTTGTAAAACTCTTTCATATCTACAACTTGATATCTTATACATCTTATTACTTTTTCAAACTTCGATATAATCTCTTTTTGTTCATCCGCAAAGTTCTCATTTTGACGCTTTTTATTTGGCAAATCTTCTTTATATTTCTTAAACATACCTGCAACTATCTTTTGTATAATCTCTAAATCATAATTTTCTACGTTTGAAATTATCCTATCTTCTACTTCAATTTCAATAGTTTTATTGCCATCGTTTTGATTATTATCACATTTATCCATTTATTGCACTTCCTTTATATCTTAAGTTTTTATAATTAATCAGACTGAACTACTTCCATTATAGTCATTATAAGAATAAACTTTTCCCATCCTTTATCAGATCATATAACCCATTATAATCCTTATTTTTTAATTATGGAATAATTATCTATTTCTAGTAAATATACAAACTTCCACAAAAAAATAAATGCAACAACATTCATCTATGTTACTACATTTCAATCACTTAAATATTCTCTTTTTGCAAATCATTTATCCCATAGCTATCATCCGTAAAACTCCCTCTTCTTCAATCTATAGATAACGACTGCATGTTCAACTACCTTCAGCTGGAGTATAAAACTCCACCTAAAAAGTTTCACTTTATTTCTTAAGCAATAATCCCAATACGAATTTCTTCTCCAGACATAATCCCCACATTTTCATGCCGCTCAAACTCCTATATTCTTTTGCCCTTCAATAATACCCTCATTTCTCATATCTACCTCTTTCAACTTATTGAACTATACTTTTTGAGTAAAAAATTATTTTTAATTTTTTTTTATTATTAATGTAATAATTGAAAATCACACATATATCCTATATGAAAACAAAATGAAAGGAGATGAATCACATGGCTGTAAGTAAAGTTGTAAATGGAACTACTCTTAGTATTGAAGTTCAAAAAGGGGTAGATAAGTCGGGGGATCCTTTATACACAAAGAAATCTTTTGCCAATGTAAGAAATGACGTATCAGAACAAAATGCTTATGATGTTGCAGAAGCTATTAAAGCTGTTTTAGAAGCAAGTACTAGAAATGCTTCTTTAACTGTATCCTCTAACTTAGTAAAAGCCTAGTCAATTCACAACATCCAACCAAAAATTTTCTCAAAATCAAAGAGATTACGCAGTAATCTCTTCATTAACTGTTACTTGTCCACAGGATACCCTAAAGGGCATTAACTCTTAACTCTTAACTGAACGAAGGGAGGTGAATCTATATGGAATATACTTTATCAATGACTTTTTTAACTGCAATGGGTGTTAAGTCAACTTTAAGTGTAAGTGGTATTAAATCTACTATTAGTAAAAATGAAGCAAATGCTTTAATGGACTTAATCATTGCTAAGAATATTTTCATAACAACTACTGGTGCTCTTGCTAAAAAAGAAAGCGCTCAATTGGCTGAAAGAAAAGTTACTAAATATGATGTAGCTTAGTATTAAATTTTTCAATATAGAAGCTTGTCTCAAATTTATAAGAGACAAGCTTCTATTTTTTTGAATGTACTAAAACTACAACTCTTTAATACTTTTCCTTATGAAATCTATGCCATTCTGAAAAACCATTGTTTTAATATTTATCTTTATTTCTCCACTTGGAACTGTATATTTTTGCTCCAATATTCTAAAATACCCTAAGTCTACATATTGCTGATAAGGAATATTGTTTTTATCCAAGACCTTTTTCTCTCTTAATAATGAAAATAGATTATTTCTTCCCATCCCTCTAATTCCAAGAACTTTTGCAACCTGCCCCATTTCAACGCTGCCTTTAACCCCTGCAACATCATCATAAAATTGCCCTTTGGGTTCTAATACTTTTACTTTATTTTCAGCTTCTAACCTTGCTTTTCTCTCTTCTTTTAACTTTGTAGCTGCAGCAATAAGTAAATCAGGATTATCTAATAATTCATCTGTTGCATACATTCCTGTTTTTCTTATACAAGGCAATACCTCATCAAAAATCCATGCTTCAAATTTTTCTGCACCTAGCAATTCAGATTTAGTAATTAGTCTATAGACATCACCTTCAGGTATTAATGCAACACATTGTCCACCTTCTTTAAAGCTGTCGTGTTTCACGATACCCTTGCAATGTCTTATAATTGCATCTCTTGGATTAATATAGCCTAAACATTTTGCAACATCTTTTCCAATGGCATAATCTTTATTATTAACTTTTACCCATCTTATTTCCCCAAATCGATTATCTTTAAAAATTTGCAAACCATCCATTTATTATCTCCTTTTTACAGGTTTATATTAAATTTAAAATCTCTTTTCCATCTCATAGTTAACTTTGTTTCTACAGTCTTAAATCTAGTTTTCCTGATTCTTTCATATTTCAAATGCCTCCTAAATTATTCATTTATTTAAGTCTATAATTATTGTTAATATGCGTCTTTATCTCTACCAC is a window encoding:
- a CDS encoding DUF1659 domain-containing protein, with the protein product MAVSKVVNGTTLSIEVQKGVDKSGDPLYTKKSFANVRNDVSEQNAYDVAEAIKAVLEASTRNASLTVSSNLVKA
- a CDS encoding DUF2922 domain-containing protein yields the protein MEYTLSMTFLTAMGVKSTLSVSGIKSTISKNEANALMDLIIAKNIFITTTGALAKKESAQLAERKVTKYDVA
- a CDS encoding phage antirepressor KilAC domain-containing protein, with amino-acid sequence MDGLQIFKDNRFGEIRWVKVNNKDYAIGKDVAKCLGYINPRDAIIRHCKGIVKHDSFKEGGQCVALIPEGDVYRLITKSELLGAEKFEAWIFDEVLPCIRKTGMYATDELLDNPDLLIAAATKLKEERKARLEAENKVKVLEPKGQFYDDVAGVKGSVEMGQVAKVLGIRGMGRNNLFSLLREKKVLDKNNIPYQQYVDLGYFRILEQKYTVPSGEIKINIKTMVFQNGIDFIRKSIKEL